One part of the Neodiprion virginianus isolate iyNeoVirg1 chromosome 3, iyNeoVirg1.1, whole genome shotgun sequence genome encodes these proteins:
- the LOC124300512 gene encoding alpha-(1,3)-fucosyltransferase C-like: protein MSCTMNHLQRVLTLRMYMIVGLFIVPMIMVFLYGRTYCQYEAPYGFESSLELRSPVAPLTVVKDEPAKPPEVMKKKKTVLYWTKMFSSKNFYLSERGVDGDIFANCPVSFCMGTNDRNYQPVEEFDALLFHGPELNAKDLPKTRSPNQRYIFMDSETQVFHPVPNRPEFNNFFNWTMAYRRDADVMRPYGIFRKLDTNEVIPPYIPAQWLNVSDGNVSESTSLLFKKKSKMSAWFVSHCGTNSKREDIARKLQEYVTVDIYGKCGKFQCSRANEDECYEQLEQGYFFYLSFENSMCRDYITEKVYRILDYDVIPVVYGAADYETFLPPNSYINVKDFPSIEALATFLRELSQDEERYLSYFKWKSFYKVDTKKHYIVCEFCKALHDPNLPRQVIANIYDWWAKGSQCVPPLDIN from the coding sequence ATGAGTTGTACAATGAATCATTTGCAGCGTGTACTGACCTTGCGAATGTACATGATTGTTGGATTGTTCATTGTACCAATGATTATGGTATTTTTGTACGGCAGAACATATTGTCAGTACGAGGCTCCGTATGGGTTCGAGTCGAGTTTGGAACTTAGAAGTCCCGTGGCACCGCTTACGGTAGTTAAGGATGAACCAGCCAAACCACCGGAAgtaatgaagaagaaaaagacaGTTTTGTATTGgacaaaaatgttttcgagcaaaaatttttaccttaGTGAACGTGGGGTAGATGGTGACATTTTTGCAAACTGTCCTGTCAGCTTTTGCATGGGAACAAACGACCGAAATTATCAACCCGTCGAGGAATTCGACGCTCTTTTGTTCCACGGTCCGGAATTGAACGCGAAAGATCTACCGAAAACAAGATCACCAAATCAACGCTACATTTTCATGGATTCGGAGACTCAGGTTTTCCATCCAGTACCAAACAGACCagaattcaataattttttcaactggaCAATGGCTTACAGGAGAGATGCAGATGTCATGAGGCCGTATGGGATCTTCAGGAAACTTGATACCAACGAAGTTATACCTCCATATATTCCGGCACAGTGGTTGAACGTCTCCGACGGTAACGTGTCTGAATCCACGAGTCTCTTGTTCAAAAAGAAGTCGAAAATGAGCGCGTGGTTCGTCTCTCATTGTGGGACGAACAGTAAGCGAGAGGACATTGCGAGAAAGTTACAGGAATACGTGACGGTTGACATTTATGGAAAGTGTGGTAAATTTCAGTGTTCGAGAGCCAATGAGGACGAATGTTACGAGCAATTGGAACAAGGATATTTCTTCTACCTGTCGTTCGAGAACTCGATGTGTCGTGATTACATCACGGAAAAAGTGTACCGGATACTGGACTACGACGTGATACCTGTCGTTTACGGTGCGGCTGACTACGAAACTTTTCTGCCGCCGAATTCCTACATCAACGTCAAGGATTTTCCCTCGATTGAGGCACTCGCCACCTTCCTCAGGGAACTGAGTCAGGACGAGGAGAGGTATCTGAGCTACTTCAAATGGAAAAGTTTTTACAAAGTTGACACCAAAAAGCACTATATCGTTTGTGAGTTTTGCAAGGCCCTCCATGATCCGAATTTGCCGAGACAGGTTATTGCCAACATATACGACTGGTGGGCTAAAGGATCGCAGTGTGTCCCACCCTTAGACATTAACTAA
- the LOC124300511 gene encoding alpha-(1,3)-fucosyltransferase C-like isoform X1 has product MSCTMNHLQRVLTLRMYMIVGLFIVPMIMVFLYGRTYCQYEAPYGFESSLERRNPVAPLTVVKDEPAKPPEVMKKKKTVLYWTKMFSSKNFRLSVHDENPDVFANCPVCSCMGTSDRNYQPVEEFDALLFHGPELNARDLPKTRSPNQRYIFADFETQVFHPIPKRLEFNNFFNWTMTYRRDGDIMRPHAIFRKISTNEFIPPDIPAQWLDVSGGNVSESTRLLFKKKSKMAAWFVSHCSTNSKRENIVKKLQKYVKVDVYGTCGTLECPKAKGAECYEQLEQGYFFYLSFENSLCRDYVTEKVYRILDYDVIPVVYGATDYETFLPPNSYINILDFPSIEALANFLTELSQDEERYLSYFKWRSFYKMVTGDPHIIACEFCKMLHEPNMPRQVIADIYDWWAKGSQCVPPPVIN; this is encoded by the coding sequence ATGAGTTGTACAATGAATCATTTGCAGCGTGTACTGACCTTGCGAATGTACATGATTGTTGGATTGTTCATTGTACCAATGATTATGGTATTTTTGTACGGCAGAACATATTGTCAGTACGAGGCTCCGTATGGGTTCGAGTCGAGTTTGGAACGTAGAAATCCCGTGGCACCGCTTACGGTAGTTAAGGATGAACCAGCCAAACCACCGGAAgtaatgaagaagaaaaagacaGTTTTGTATTGgacaaaaatgttttcgagtaaaaattttcgcttaAGCGTACACGACGAAAATCCTGACGTTTTCGCAAACTGTCCTGTCTGCTCTTGCATGGGAACAAGCGACCGAAATTATCAGCCCGTCGAGGAATTCGACGCTCTTCTATTTCACGGTCCGGAATTAAACGCCAGAGATTTGCCAAAAACAAGGTCACCAAATCAACGATACATATTCGCGGATTTCGAGACACAAGTCTTTCATCCGATACCGAAAAGATTagaattcaacaattttttcaactggaCAATGACTTACAGGAGAGATGGAGACATTATGCGGCCACACGCGATCTTCAGGAAAATTAGCACCAACGAGTTTATACCCCCCGACATTCCGGCACAGTGGTTGGACGTTTCCGGCGGCAACGTGTCCGAGTCTACGCGTCTCTTGTTCAAGAAGAAATCGAAAATGGCCGCATGGTTCGTTTCTCATTGTTCGACGAACAGCAAGCGAGAGAACATCGTGAAGAAGTTGCAGAAATATGTGAAGGTAGACGTTTATGGAACGTGTGGAACATTGGAATGCCCGAAAGCCAAAGGAGCCGAATGTTACGAGCAATTGGAACAAGGATATTTCTTCTACCTGTCATTCGAGAACTCCTTGTGCCGTGATTACGTCACGGAAAAAGTTTACCGGATACTGGACTACGACGTGATACCCGTCGTTTACGGTGCGACAGACTACGAAACTTTTCTCCCGCCGAATTCCTACATCAACATCCTGGACTTTCCCTCGATCGAGGCACTCGCCAATTTCCTCACGGAACTGAGTCAGGACGAGGAGAGATATCTCAGCTACTTCAAGTGGAGAAGTTTTTACAAAATGGTCACTGGGGATCCCCATATTATCGCTTGCGAGTTTTGCAAGATGCTCCATGAGCCAAATATGCCTAGACAGGTAATTGCCGACATATACGATTGGTGGGCTAAAGGATCGCAGTGTGTCCCACCGCCTGTAATCAACTAA
- the LOC124300511 gene encoding alpha-(1,3)-fucosyltransferase C-like isoform X2: MSCTMNHLQRVLTLRMYMIVGLFIVPMIMVFLYGRTYCQYEAPYGFESSLERRNPVAPLTVVKDEPAKPPEVMKKKKTVLYWTKMFSSKNFRLSVHDENPDVFANCPVCSCMGTSDRNYQPVEEFDALLFHGPELNARDLPKTRRDGDIMRPHAIFRKISTNEFIPPDIPAQWLDVSGGNVSESTRLLFKKKSKMAAWFVSHCSTNSKRENIVKKLQKYVKVDVYGTCGTLECPKAKGAECYEQLEQGYFFYLSFENSLCRDYVTEKVYRILDYDVIPVVYGATDYETFLPPNSYINILDFPSIEALANFLTELSQDEERYLSYFKWRSFYKMVTGDPHIIACEFCKMLHEPNMPRQVIADIYDWWAKGSQCVPPPVIN; this comes from the exons ATGAGTTGTACAATGAATCATTTGCAGCGTGTACTGACCTTGCGAATGTACATGATTGTTGGATTGTTCATTGTACCAATGATTATGGTATTTTTGTACGGCAGAACATATTGTCAGTACGAGGCTCCGTATGGGTTCGAGTCGAGTTTGGAACGTAGAAATCCCGTGGCACCGCTTACGGTAGTTAAGGATGAACCAGCCAAACCACCGGAAgtaatgaagaagaaaaagacaGTTTTGTATTGgacaaaaatgttttcgagtaaaaattttcgcttaAGCGTACACGACGAAAATCCTGACGTTTTCGCAAACTGTCCTGTCTGCTCTTGCATGGGAACAAGCGACCGAAATTATCAGCCCGTCGAGGAATTCGACGCTCTTCTATTTCACGGTCCGGAATTAAACGCCAGAGATTTGCCAAAAACAAG GAGAGATGGAGACATTATGCGGCCACACGCGATCTTCAGGAAAATTAGCACCAACGAGTTTATACCCCCCGACATTCCGGCACAGTGGTTGGACGTTTCCGGCGGCAACGTGTCCGAGTCTACGCGTCTCTTGTTCAAGAAGAAATCGAAAATGGCCGCATGGTTCGTTTCTCATTGTTCGACGAACAGCAAGCGAGAGAACATCGTGAAGAAGTTGCAGAAATATGTGAAGGTAGACGTTTATGGAACGTGTGGAACATTGGAATGCCCGAAAGCCAAAGGAGCCGAATGTTACGAGCAATTGGAACAAGGATATTTCTTCTACCTGTCATTCGAGAACTCCTTGTGCCGTGATTACGTCACGGAAAAAGTTTACCGGATACTGGACTACGACGTGATACCCGTCGTTTACGGTGCGACAGACTACGAAACTTTTCTCCCGCCGAATTCCTACATCAACATCCTGGACTTTCCCTCGATCGAGGCACTCGCCAATTTCCTCACGGAACTGAGTCAGGACGAGGAGAGATATCTCAGCTACTTCAAGTGGAGAAGTTTTTACAAAATGGTCACTGGGGATCCCCATATTATCGCTTGCGAGTTTTGCAAGATGCTCCATGAGCCAAATATGCCTAGACAGGTAATTGCCGACATATACGATTGGTGGGCTAAAGGATCGCAGTGTGTCCCACCGCCTGTAATCAACTAA
- the LOC124300513 gene encoding alpha-(1,3)-fucosyltransferase C-like — protein sequence MSLNRRVSVKLYLLILLISVPVIIFWILGRHISETRSCDKEVRFSHHQEERLVDRAASSVHETNTKTILYWTKMWESDNMDFGDGDIFASCAVWKCVATNNRTALNVQDFDMIIFHALDIKANDLPQQRSPHQRYVFLNLETQVFHPIPDNQIYRNFFNWTMTYRRDSTLMRPYGVVKVNDLMEYVPPHIPVTWRNVSEGTIPEETRRKVQGKTKMVSWFVSNCFTSSKRELYVQALKQHIPVDIFGDCGSLKCDQEETDCFEMVERDYYFYLAMENSLCRDYITEKAFKFLQYNVVPVVYGAADYASVLPPGSYIDIQDFSSPEALADYLWVVSQNPERYLNFFKWKNYYNVELRPEHYTVCKLCKKLHEVAQSPMIIDDIYGWWTTDQCLREPSFQGIP from the coding sequence ATGTCATTGAATCGAAGAGTGTCCGTTAAATTATACCTTTTGATTCTGCTGATATCAGTTCCGGTAATTATATTCTGGATATTAGGTAGACACATTAGCGAGACACGGTCATGCGATAAGGAGGTGAGATTCTCACATCATCAGGAAGAGCGACTCGTCGACAGGGCGGCCTCTTCCGTCCACGAGACAAACACCAAGACGATTTTGTACTGGACGAAGATGTGGGAAAGCGACAACATGGATTTTGGGGATGGGGATATCTTCGCCTCGTGTGCCGTGTGGAAGTGCGTTGCTACGAACAACAGGACAGCTCTGAACGTGCAAGACTTCGACATGATCATCTTCCACGCATTAGACATCAAGGCTAATGACTTGCCGCAGCAAAGGTCCCCCCATCAGCGCTACGTGTTCCTCAATTTGGAGACTCAGGTGTTTCACCCAATCCCGGATAACCAGATATACAGAAACTTCTTCAATTGGACAATGACTTATCGAAGAGACTCGACGCTGATGAGACCGTACGGTGTTGTTAAAGTGAACGACTTAATGGAGTACGTTCCTCCTCATATTCCAGTTACATGGAGGAACGTTTCCGAGGGTACCATTCCCGAGGAAACCCGACGGAAGGTAcagggaaaaacaaaaatggtCTCTTGGTTTGTGTCCAATTGCTTTACCTCCAGTAAAAGGGAACTCTACGTGCAAGCCTTGAAACAGCACATACCAGTAGACATTTTCGGGGACTGTGGATCCCTTAAGTGTGATCAAGAGGAAACTGATTGTTTTGAGATGGTTGAAAGAGATTATTACTTTTATCTTGCCATGGAAAATTCTCTCTGCAGAGACTACATAACAGAAAAAGCTTTCAAATTCCTTCAGTATAATGTTGTACCTGTCGTCTATGGAGCAGCCGATTACGCCAGCGTGTTACCTCCTGGTTCTTACATTGATATACAGGACTTTTCCAGTCCTGAGGCACTGGCCGATTACCTTTGGGTCGTCAGCCAGAACCCGGAGCGATATTTGAACTTTTTTAAGTGGAAAAATTACTATAATGTCGAACTCAGACCCGAACATTATACCGTGTGCaaactttgtaaaaaattgcacGAAGTCGCTCAATCGCCTATGATAATAGACGATATTTACGGTTGGTGGACAACCGATCAGTGCTTACGTGAGCCTAGTTTCCAAGGAATTCCATGA